The Allocatelliglobosispora scoriae genome contains a region encoding:
- a CDS encoding carboxymuconolactone decarboxylase family protein, with translation MPGLLARVSRQNSQTHIRHVTPVRIKGAPGLVGTVYDQVERDFGLLAPPVSLHSPSPEALAACWMILRETLIATGAVGRGAREAVAAAVSLGNRCPYCVDVHGATMHGLAASRDAEAIINDRMAAIADPDLHRVAGWARTSGQRDLARSTPVPAPAAEVPELVGVAVTFQYINRMVNIFLESSPLPPKVPAGARPRIWRVVGKVMSGVVSRHREPGDSLDLLPEAPLPVDLGWAAGNANIATAYARAAAAVDAAGRRSVPDSVRELVVAELGRWDGQPPGISRGWAADAVAGLPVADRAAGRLALLAALASYQVDDSVIEEFRRDGRDDRTLIELAAWSSLTAARQVGAWARIDRAGSTGTADDIAPL, from the coding sequence GCCCGGTCTGCTCGCCCGCGTATCCCGCCAGAACTCCCAGACGCACATCCGCCACGTCACCCCCGTCCGGATCAAGGGCGCCCCGGGGCTGGTCGGCACCGTCTACGACCAGGTCGAACGCGACTTCGGCCTGCTCGCACCCCCGGTCAGCCTGCACTCGCCGTCGCCCGAGGCGCTCGCCGCCTGCTGGATGATCCTGCGCGAGACCCTCATCGCCACCGGCGCGGTCGGCCGAGGTGCCCGGGAGGCGGTCGCCGCCGCCGTCTCGCTCGGCAACCGCTGCCCCTACTGCGTCGACGTGCACGGTGCCACGATGCACGGGCTCGCCGCGAGCAGGGACGCCGAAGCGATCATCAACGACAGGATGGCCGCCATCGCCGACCCCGACCTGCACCGGGTCGCCGGGTGGGCGCGCACCAGCGGGCAGCGCGACCTGGCTCGCAGCACCCCGGTGCCCGCTCCCGCCGCCGAGGTGCCGGAGCTCGTCGGCGTCGCGGTGACCTTCCAGTACATCAACCGCATGGTCAACATCTTCCTGGAGTCGTCGCCGCTGCCGCCGAAGGTGCCGGCCGGAGCCCGGCCCCGGATCTGGCGGGTGGTCGGCAAGGTCATGTCGGGCGTCGTGAGCCGCCACCGGGAGCCCGGGGATTCGCTGGACCTGCTGCCCGAAGCGCCGCTGCCGGTCGACCTCGGGTGGGCGGCGGGCAACGCGAACATCGCCACGGCGTACGCCAGGGCGGCCGCCGCTGTGGATGCGGCCGGCCGGCGCTCGGTCCCGGACTCCGTCCGCGAGCTCGTCGTCGCGGAGCTCGGCCGGTGGGACGGCCAACCGCCGGGGATCAGCCGGGGGTGGGCTGCCGACGCGGTCGCCGGGCTGCCGGTGGCCGATCGGGCGGCCGGGCGGCTCGCGCTCCTCGCCGCGCTCGCCTCGTACCAGGTGGACGACTCGGTGATCGAGGAGTTCCGGCGCGACGGGCGTGACGATCGGACGCTGATAGAGCTCGCCGCCTGGTCCAGCCTCACCGCCGCGCGCCAGGTGGGCGCCTGGGCGAGGATCGACCGGGCCGGATCGACGGGTACCGCCGACGACATCGCTCCATTGTGA